From Thermomonas sp. XSG, one genomic window encodes:
- a CDS encoding tyrosine-type recombinase/integrase, with translation MASLNTSQSHEPWNKGRLIGQKAPLKLKDIWAIRIRLQIGHKVRDLALFNLAIDSKLRACDLVKLRVSDVLHGGQMASRAMVIQQKTGRPVQFEITQSTREAVQAWITHADLKTSDFLFTSRVSDSPHLSTRQYARIVHRWVEEAGLESGSYGTHTMRRTKASLIYRRTRNLRAVQLLLGHTKLESDVPPPSVARRFRVRDQS, from the coding sequence ATGGCGAGCCTCAACACATCTCAATCCCACGAGCCCTGGAACAAAGGAAGGCTGATCGGCCAGAAGGCCCCGCTCAAGCTGAAAGACATCTGGGCTATTCGCATTCGCCTTCAGATCGGCCACAAGGTCCGTGACCTCGCCCTCTTCAACCTGGCGATCGATTCCAAGCTACGCGCCTGCGACTTGGTGAAGCTCCGGGTATCCGATGTCTTACACGGCGGTCAGATGGCGTCCCGCGCCATGGTGATTCAGCAGAAGACCGGACGACCGGTCCAGTTCGAGATCACCCAGTCGACTCGCGAGGCCGTGCAGGCTTGGATCACCCATGCCGATCTGAAGACCTCGGACTTCCTTTTCACCAGCCGAGTGTCGGACTCACCTCACCTTTCGACGAGGCAGTACGCCCGCATCGTCCATCGTTGGGTGGAAGAAGCTGGCCTAGAGTCGGGCTCCTATGGCACTCACACGATGCGCAGGACCAAAGCTTCGTTGATCTACCGCCGGACGCGAAACCTCAGGGCGGTCCAGCTATTGCTTGGGCATACGAAGCTAGAGAGCGACGTCCCCCCGCCTTCAGTAGCAAGGCGGTTTAGAGTCCGGGATCAATCGTAG
- a CDS encoding DUF305 domain-containing protein, which translates to MEKQTSKNAGHVDHGAAATPMAHGSGDGHYSRFAWMLALSFVAMYVLMYAMVDRLGNAVPNINQFYMAGLMTAPMAILEIALMGRMYPDKRKNITIVLLGAVVLAACWFGIRAQAGVGDRQFLKSMIPHHAGAILMCEQASLTKPDVRALCEGIVKAQEEEIARMRALLAR; encoded by the coding sequence ATGGAAAAGCAAACGTCTAAGAATGCAGGGCACGTCGACCATGGCGCCGCTGCCACGCCGATGGCGCATGGCTCTGGCGATGGTCACTACAGCCGCTTCGCATGGATGCTGGCGCTGTCGTTCGTCGCGATGTACGTGCTGATGTACGCCATGGTCGACCGACTCGGCAACGCGGTTCCCAACATCAACCAGTTCTACATGGCTGGGCTGATGACAGCACCAATGGCCATACTCGAGATTGCGCTGATGGGGCGTATGTACCCAGATAAGCGCAAGAACATCACGATAGTTTTGTTGGGTGCAGTCGTTCTGGCAGCTTGCTGGTTTGGCATTCGTGCCCAAGCTGGGGTCGGAGACCGTCAGTTCCTCAAATCGATGATCCCTCACCACGCCGGCGCCATTCTCATGTGCGAACAAGCGTCGCTCACCAAGCCTGACGTGAGGGCCCTGTGCGAGGGCATAGTCAAGGCACAGGAAGAAGAGATCGCTCGCATGAGGGCATTGCTTGCCCGATAG
- a CDS encoding heavy metal translocating P-type ATPase, protein MSTHDHAGSGCCSAGGKPSLAETTARDPVCGMTVDPSTAKGGSATHAGLAYHFCSNGCREKFVANPQHYLDQVSAQQTAPAALSMHATAAPAGAIYTCPMHPEIRQQGPGTCPLCGMALEPEMPSLDEEENPELRDFSRRFWWTLPLSVVVLLLAMFGHSLPALPTTTRTWIELVLTTPVVLWAGWPFFVRCVQSIRNRSPNMWTLIGIGVAAAFGYSVVATVAPGLFPDSFRDHGRVGVYFEAAAVIVSLTLLGQLLELRARSKTSAAIKALLGLAPKTARRVRDDGSEEDIPLDHVHVGHLLRVRPGEKVPVDGIVVEGRSSVDESMLTGEAMPVGKGEGDAVIGATQNGTGALLIRAEQVGSATVLARIVQLVAQAQRSRAPMQRMADKVAYWFVLAVLAASVATFFAWGLWGPQPSWTWAVLNAVSVLIIACPCALGLATPMSIMVATGRAAQAGVLFRDAEAIERFRTLDTLVVDKTGTLTEGKPSFRTVIGAGGTTAADVLRLAASLDKGSEHPLAESIVAEARGRAMDLSSVQDFDSVTGSGVRGTVEGRALVLGNRALMDANNIDVASLATEAEGLRADGASVMFLAGDGRLLGLLAVADPIKSSAKPTIAALQASGLRVVMATGDGATTAQAVARTLGIDEVHGEVRPEDKAALVKRLQAKGRKVAMAGDGINDAPALASADVGIAMGTGTDVAMSSAQVTLVKGDLRGILRARALSDATVRNMRQNLAFAFLYNAIGVPIAAGVLYPVFGLLLSPMIAALAMSLSSVSVVGNALRLAKTRLPEDASPREPGTSAVPPQARSTGVPT, encoded by the coding sequence ATGAGCACCCATGACCACGCTGGTAGCGGCTGCTGCAGCGCAGGCGGCAAGCCGTCACTCGCTGAGACCACGGCGCGCGATCCGGTCTGCGGCATGACCGTCGACCCGTCCACTGCCAAGGGTGGCTCGGCAACCCATGCCGGCCTTGCATATCACTTCTGCAGCAACGGTTGCCGCGAAAAGTTCGTTGCCAACCCCCAGCACTACCTTGATCAGGTCTCAGCGCAACAAACCGCCCCAGCGGCGCTATCCATGCACGCGACTGCTGCCCCAGCCGGCGCAATCTACACCTGCCCAATGCACCCTGAGATCCGCCAGCAGGGCCCCGGCACCTGCCCACTCTGCGGGATGGCGCTAGAGCCGGAGATGCCCAGCCTGGACGAGGAGGAGAACCCGGAACTACGCGATTTCAGCCGTCGCTTCTGGTGGACCTTGCCGCTAAGCGTGGTCGTCCTGCTGCTTGCGATGTTCGGGCACTCCCTGCCCGCGCTGCCGACCACCACCCGCACCTGGATCGAACTGGTGCTGACCACGCCTGTGGTGCTGTGGGCCGGCTGGCCGTTCTTCGTGCGCTGCGTGCAGTCCATCCGCAACCGCAGCCCGAACATGTGGACGCTGATCGGCATCGGCGTGGCGGCGGCGTTCGGCTACAGCGTGGTCGCGACGGTCGCCCCGGGCCTGTTTCCCGATTCATTCCGCGACCACGGCCGGGTCGGGGTCTATTTCGAGGCCGCCGCGGTGATCGTCTCGCTCACCCTGCTCGGCCAGTTGCTGGAGCTCCGCGCCCGATCCAAGACCAGCGCCGCGATCAAGGCGCTGCTGGGGTTGGCACCGAAGACCGCGCGCCGGGTCAGGGACGATGGCAGCGAGGAGGACATCCCGCTGGACCACGTCCATGTCGGCCACCTCCTGCGCGTCCGCCCGGGCGAAAAGGTGCCGGTCGACGGCATCGTGGTCGAGGGCCGTTCCAGCGTCGATGAGTCGATGCTCACCGGCGAAGCGATGCCCGTCGGCAAGGGCGAGGGAGACGCGGTCATCGGTGCCACCCAGAACGGCACCGGCGCCCTGCTGATCAGGGCCGAGCAGGTGGGCTCGGCAACAGTGCTTGCGCGCATCGTGCAACTGGTGGCGCAGGCGCAGCGCTCGCGGGCGCCGATGCAGCGCATGGCCGACAAGGTTGCGTATTGGTTCGTGCTGGCGGTGCTGGCGGCGTCGGTGGCGACCTTCTTCGCGTGGGGCCTATGGGGGCCGCAACCTTCTTGGACGTGGGCCGTGCTCAACGCCGTGTCGGTGCTGATCATCGCCTGCCCCTGCGCATTGGGCCTGGCCACACCGATGTCGATCATGGTCGCCACCGGCCGCGCCGCGCAGGCCGGTGTGTTGTTCCGCGATGCGGAGGCGATCGAACGCTTCCGCACCCTCGATACCCTGGTAGTGGACAAGACCGGCACACTCACCGAGGGCAAACCGAGCTTCCGCACAGTCATCGGTGCAGGCGGAACCACCGCTGCCGACGTGCTGCGCCTGGCGGCGAGCCTGGACAAAGGCAGCGAACATCCGCTGGCCGAATCCATCGTTGCCGAAGCCCGCGGACGCGCCATGGACCTGTCGTCCGTGCAGGACTTCGATTCGGTGACCGGATCGGGCGTGCGCGGCACGGTCGAGGGACGCGCGCTGGTGCTTGGCAACCGGGCCTTGATGGACGCCAATAACATCGACGTGGCTTCCCTCGCCACAGAGGCCGAGGGCCTGCGCGCCGATGGTGCCAGCGTCATGTTCCTTGCGGGCGACGGCCGCTTGTTGGGGCTGCTGGCGGTAGCTGATCCAATCAAGTCCTCCGCCAAACCCACGATCGCCGCATTGCAGGCCAGCGGCCTTCGAGTGGTGATGGCGACGGGTGATGGCGCGACGACCGCGCAGGCCGTGGCGCGCACGCTCGGCATTGATGAGGTCCACGGCGAGGTGCGTCCGGAAGACAAGGCCGCGTTGGTCAAGCGGCTGCAGGCCAAGGGACGCAAGGTCGCGATGGCTGGCGACGGCATCAACGATGCTCCTGCGCTGGCCAGCGCCGATGTGGGCATCGCCATGGGCACCGGCACCGACGTCGCCATGTCCAGCGCCCAGGTCACCCTGGTCAAGGGCGATCTGCGCGGCATCCTCCGCGCCCGCGCGCTGTCCGATGCCACGGTCCGCAACATGCGCCAGAACCTGGCCTTCGCCTTTCTCTACAACGCCATTGGCGTGCCCATCGCAGCCGGAGTGCTATACCCGGTGTTCGGCCTGTTGCTCAGCCCAATGATCGCCGCCCTGGCGATGAGCCTGAGCTCGGTATCGGTCGTCGGCAACGCGCTGCGGCTTGCCAAGACCCGACTTCCAGAAGACGCCTCCCCCCGAGAGCCCGGGACCAGCGCCGTACCCCCACAGGCTCGTTCCACAGGAGTTCCAACATGA
- a CDS encoding heavy metal-responsive transcriptional regulator, translated as MKIGELAKRAEVPIDTVRYYEREGLIPPPVRRASGYRDYLDADVDRLRFMRRAKGLGFTLQEIRDLLSLTALAEDDMSALNARAQAKLQDVEGRIQSLIRVRDALQGLVTACPGHGALNRCPILAALSEDHA; from the coding sequence ATGAAGATCGGCGAATTGGCAAAGCGGGCCGAGGTGCCCATCGATACGGTGCGCTACTACGAACGCGAAGGCTTGATTCCGCCGCCCGTGCGGCGGGCTTCTGGATACCGCGATTACCTGGATGCGGACGTGGACCGCTTGCGATTCATGCGACGTGCCAAGGGGCTTGGATTCACCCTGCAGGAGATCCGCGACCTGCTGAGCCTGACCGCACTGGCCGAAGACGACATGTCTGCGCTCAATGCACGCGCTCAGGCCAAGCTGCAAGACGTGGAAGGCAGGATCCAGTCCCTCATCCGCGTGCGCGATGCGCTGCAGGGCCTTGTAACAGCATGTCCGGGGCACGGCGCACTGAATCGCTGCCCGATCCTGGCTGCGCTGTCGGAGGACCACGCATGA
- a CDS encoding DUF305 domain-containing protein: MKNPVAFALPMFLGAGLALSVSACAEEAKTAQTADSTMTQPASMPADHAMPGHSAGSMELHRIMTDGQKKPMPMSGDVDKDFAAMMSIHHQMAIDMADVLLESGSNAELKAMAVKMKAAQQEEIKQMEQYTK, translated from the coding sequence ATGAAGAACCCCGTTGCTTTTGCGTTGCCGATGTTTCTTGGCGCAGGTTTGGCCCTCTCTGTTAGTGCTTGCGCAGAAGAGGCCAAGACCGCGCAAACGGCAGACAGCACAATGACGCAACCGGCGTCGATGCCAGCGGACCATGCGATGCCTGGACACAGCGCGGGCTCGATGGAACTGCATCGCATCATGACCGACGGCCAGAAGAAGCCCATGCCGATGTCCGGCGACGTCGACAAGGACTTCGCGGCCATGATGTCCATCCATCACCAGATGGCAATCGACATGGCCGATGTCTTGCTTGAGTCCGGCAGCAACGCCGAGCTCAAGGCAATGGCAGTCAAGATGAAGGCGGCGCAGCAAGAAGAAATCAAGCAAATGGAGCAGTACACAAAATGA
- a CDS encoding DUF411 domain-containing protein, protein MTACARAPEAAGSNTDNVARPTAQEPPAIARSPAAAPALQQADTDAPRMVVHKSASCGCCGLWVDHMRAAGFAVEVRNTDDLNPLKERVGVPYGKGSCHTAEVNGYFVEGHVPAADVKRLIAEKPDAKGLVLPGMPMGSPGMESPDGRIQPYTVELVARDGTVSTFAEHAGVQ, encoded by the coding sequence ATGACGGCGTGCGCCCGCGCGCCCGAAGCTGCCGGCAGCAATACAGACAACGTCGCCCGCCCCACCGCCCAAGAACCGCCTGCAATCGCGCGCTCCCCGGCAGCCGCGCCTGCGTTACAACAAGCCGACACGGACGCGCCACGCATGGTCGTCCACAAGAGCGCGAGTTGCGGGTGTTGCGGCCTGTGGGTGGATCACATGCGCGCCGCCGGGTTCGCGGTGGAAGTGCGCAATACGGACGACCTCAATCCGCTCAAGGAACGGGTTGGAGTGCCCTACGGCAAAGGCTCCTGCCACACCGCCGAGGTGAATGGCTATTTCGTCGAGGGCCATGTGCCGGCCGCGGACGTCAAGCGATTGATCGCGGAAAAGCCCGATGCCAAGGGCCTGGTATTGCCGGGCATGCCGATGGGCTCGCCCGGAATGGAAAGTCCGGATGGGCGTATCCAGCCATATACCGTAGAACTGGTCGCGCGCGACGGCACTGTCTCCACTTTTGCCGAGCATGCGGGCGTTCAATAA
- a CDS encoding nuclear transport factor 2 family protein translates to MKSIVTFLLAAFALGGVMDTSAQTKPAASAHAAHAQPTATDPALDISATAGPAVAVAERFGTALAAGDLKTVEALLAPEVLILETGGAERTRAEYMSHHAISDAKFLKGSHHQLKRRIARSAGDLAWIGSESELHASKDGKPVTLLSTETMVLRKTGADWRIVHIHWSSRPKKAK, encoded by the coding sequence ATGAAATCGATCGTGACTTTCCTGCTTGCCGCCTTCGCCCTTGGCGGCGTGATGGACACCAGTGCCCAGACCAAGCCAGCCGCCTCGGCGCACGCCGCGCATGCACAGCCCACGGCAACCGACCCCGCGCTGGACATTTCCGCCACTGCCGGCCCGGCCGTGGCGGTAGCGGAGCGTTTCGGCACAGCACTGGCTGCCGGCGATCTCAAAACGGTGGAAGCCTTGCTGGCCCCTGAGGTGTTGATCCTTGAGACCGGTGGGGCCGAGCGCACCCGCGCCGAATACATGAGCCACCACGCGATCAGCGATGCGAAGTTCCTCAAGGGCAGCCATCACCAGCTCAAGCGACGTATCGCGCGCAGCGCGGGCGACCTGGCTTGGATTGGCAGCGAGAGCGAGCTCCACGCCAGCAAGGACGGCAAGCCGGTGACCCTGCTCAGCACCGAGACGATGGTGCTCAGGAAGACCGGCGCCGACTGGCGCATCGTCCACATCCACTGGTCGTCGCGACCCAAGAAAGCCAAGTGA
- a CDS encoding cytochrome c, which translates to MPFVTRKTLVVLGGLSAAAVLAAGGFVWSGVYNIAADDLHTRPVYALMDTMRERSITVRANKLHPPPNLDDPALIRQGAGNYNAMCMSCHLAPGMAETELSKGLYPAPPNLSKQTVDAASAFWVIKHGIKASGMPAWGRSMQDDYIWNMVAFLQQLPGMDAARYQALVASSGGHDHGGGETNPHAHAEGADQDHSDPEKIVDAHAGMDMQAGKAEPSEAVANAAPAMLEHRHADGTIESHPAPPAQAEPAKAGDGHDHQH; encoded by the coding sequence ATGCCATTCGTGACACGCAAGACCCTCGTCGTCCTCGGCGGGCTATCCGCCGCCGCGGTGCTCGCCGCGGGCGGGTTCGTCTGGTCGGGGGTTTACAACATCGCGGCCGACGACCTGCACACGCGCCCGGTGTATGCACTGATGGATACGATGCGTGAGCGATCGATCACGGTCCGCGCGAACAAGCTGCATCCGCCACCCAACCTCGACGACCCGGCGCTGATCCGCCAGGGTGCGGGCAACTACAACGCCATGTGCATGAGCTGCCACCTGGCTCCGGGCATGGCCGAAACCGAGCTCAGCAAGGGCCTGTATCCCGCCCCGCCCAACTTGAGCAAGCAAACCGTGGACGCGGCCTCGGCGTTCTGGGTCATCAAGCACGGCATCAAGGCCTCCGGCATGCCGGCTTGGGGCCGGAGCATGCAGGACGACTACATCTGGAACATGGTCGCGTTCCTGCAACAGTTGCCCGGGATGGATGCAGCCCGTTACCAGGCGCTGGTGGCCAGCAGCGGCGGTCATGACCACGGTGGCGGCGAGACCAACCCTCACGCTCACGCTGAGGGTGCTGATCAGGATCACAGCGATCCGGAAAAGATCGTCGACGCACATGCCGGCATGGACATGCAGGCTGGCAAGGCCGAGCCATCCGAGGCGGTGGCAAACGCAGCACCGGCGATGCTCGAACACCGGCATGCGGACGGCACGATCGAATCTCATCCAGCACCGCCAGCGCAGGCGGAACCCGCCAAGGCAGGCGATGGCCACGATCACCAACACTGA
- a CDS encoding copper resistance protein B translates to MNAVRLIFPIAIALGLSVPLPARAQHQGHVMPPPTPAAPVAKKKPPAKAVAKPAAKPAVKAPAKTATKAPAPKRPTTKATTPPKPPTRETASPAATPAEEDHSTMDHSQMQGMDHSTMDHSQMQGMDHSKMDQPQKQEMDHSTMDHSQMQGMDHSTMDHAGPPQVTPVPALTQADRDAAFPDVHAHHLHGTSVQSYWLLDRLEVSDADNGTALGWEAMAWVGGDIQRIWLRSEGEAVDGLIEHGDMEVLYGRSVRPWWDVLAGVRQDVGEGPSRTWGAFGVQGLSPYKFEVAATAYISQGGRTALRAEAEYDTLLTNRLILQWRTEANAYGKADPQAGIGSGLSTVEFGARLRYEITRQFAPYFGIEHDRAFGNTADLRRNAGHDAGETRVVAGVRVWF, encoded by the coding sequence ATGAACGCCGTGCGCCTGATTTTTCCGATTGCCATCGCGCTCGGGCTGTCTGTCCCATTGCCGGCGCGCGCACAGCACCAAGGACACGTGATGCCGCCGCCTACCCCTGCGGCGCCCGTCGCCAAGAAGAAGCCGCCTGCGAAAGCAGTGGCAAAGCCTGCCGCGAAACCCGCGGTCAAGGCACCGGCGAAGACAGCCACCAAAGCGCCCGCGCCCAAGCGGCCCACGACTAAGGCCACCACGCCGCCCAAGCCGCCGACGCGCGAAACCGCCTCACCCGCGGCAACACCTGCCGAGGAGGATCACTCCACGATGGATCATTCGCAGATGCAGGGGATGGACCATTCCACGATGGACCACTCGCAGATGCAGGGCATGGACCACTCGAAAATGGACCAACCGCAAAAGCAGGAGATGGACCATTCCACCATGGACCACTCCCAGATGCAGGGCATGGACCACTCGACGATGGATCACGCGGGACCGCCGCAGGTCACCCCAGTCCCGGCCTTGACCCAAGCTGATCGCGATGCCGCGTTCCCCGACGTGCATGCCCATCACCTGCACGGCACAAGCGTTCAGAGCTATTGGCTGCTTGATCGACTGGAAGTCTCCGATGCGGATAACGGAACTGCGCTGGGATGGGAGGCGATGGCGTGGGTGGGAGGTGACATCCAGCGGATCTGGCTGCGTAGCGAGGGCGAAGCGGTAGACGGCCTCATCGAGCACGGGGACATGGAAGTTCTATACGGCCGCAGCGTGCGGCCGTGGTGGGACGTTCTGGCGGGCGTGCGCCAAGATGTGGGCGAAGGTCCATCGCGAACATGGGGAGCCTTCGGCGTGCAGGGCCTCTCGCCGTACAAGTTCGAGGTAGCGGCCACTGCCTATATCAGCCAAGGCGGACGCACGGCACTGCGAGCCGAGGCCGAATACGACACGTTGTTGACCAATCGCCTGATCCTGCAGTGGCGGACGGAGGCGAACGCCTATGGCAAGGCAGACCCGCAGGCGGGTATCGGCTCCGGACTGTCGACCGTCGAGTTCGGCGCCCGCCTGCGCTACGAGATCACCCGCCAGTTCGCGCCCTACTTCGGCATCGAACACGACCGCGCCTTCGGCAACACCGCCGACCTGCGCCGCAACGCGGGACATGACGCGGGCGAGACCCGCGTGGTGGCCGGCGTGCGCGTGTGGTTTTGA
- a CDS encoding copper resistance system multicopper oxidase, with product MSFKSTGVPQGIAMPSRRRFVQGLAAGGAVAGLGLWPRASWAQTAHAMPTLRGTEFDLSIGETLVNYTGSTRPAVTINGTVPGPLLRWKQGTTVTLRVRNELPRGSIHGPDTSIHWHGILLPANMDGVPGMSFDGIRPGESYLYRFDVKQAGTYWYHSHSGFQEQGGMYGPLVIDPDGPDPIASDRDYVVMLSDWTDMNPAKLFARLKKMASHDNVYQRTVGDFMRDAERNGLPATIADRKMWGQMRMTPTDLSDVNGQTYTYLLNGTTALGNWTGVFAPGDKVRLRLINGSAMTYFDVRIPGLKLTVVAADGQPVHPVTVDELRIAAAETFDVIVQPSGQDAYTLFAQDSARTGYVSGTLAVREGLRAPIPPLDPRPIISMADMGHGDMHAGHDMSAMENPQPATASDPHAGHAMPGTNPSAPIGADPHAGHDMSANAGAMAGMDHGNAAMSDMGGGGMQAHPASETNNPLVDMQTMAPTPKLDDPGIGLRNNGRRVLTYADLRSTFADPDGRDPGRTVELHLTGHMEKFAWSFDGLKFAQAQPLRMTYGERLRIVLVNDTMMSHPIHLHGMWSDVEDADGNFQVRKHTVDMPPGSKRSYRVRADALGRWAYHCHLFFHMESGMFREVRVEE from the coding sequence ATGTCATTCAAATCAACCGGCGTGCCGCAAGGCATCGCCATGCCGTCGCGGCGACGTTTCGTTCAGGGCCTGGCCGCGGGCGGCGCTGTTGCCGGCTTGGGCCTGTGGCCGCGCGCAAGCTGGGCACAAACGGCGCACGCGATGCCGACCCTGCGCGGGACGGAGTTCGACCTCAGCATCGGTGAAACCCTGGTCAACTACACCGGCAGCACCCGCCCCGCGGTCACCATCAATGGAACCGTGCCCGGCCCACTGCTGCGCTGGAAACAGGGCACGACGGTTACCCTGCGCGTGCGCAATGAGCTGCCACGCGGCTCCATCCACGGCCCTGACACCTCGATCCACTGGCACGGCATATTGCTGCCGGCGAACATGGACGGCGTGCCCGGCATGAGCTTTGACGGCATCCGCCCGGGGGAGAGCTACCTCTATCGGTTCGACGTCAAACAAGCTGGCACTTACTGGTACCACAGCCATTCCGGGTTCCAGGAACAGGGCGGCATGTACGGGCCGCTGGTGATCGACCCCGATGGACCTGACCCCATCGCCAGCGACCGCGATTACGTGGTGATGCTGTCCGACTGGACCGATATGAACCCCGCCAAGCTGTTCGCGCGGCTCAAGAAAATGGCCAGCCACGACAACGTCTACCAGCGCACCGTCGGCGATTTCATGCGCGATGCGGAGCGCAACGGCCTGCCCGCCACCATCGCCGACCGCAAGATGTGGGGGCAGATGCGCATGACCCCGACCGACTTGTCCGACGTCAACGGGCAGACCTACACCTACCTGCTCAACGGCACCACCGCGCTGGGCAACTGGACCGGCGTGTTCGCCCCCGGCGACAAGGTGCGGCTGCGCCTGATCAACGGCTCGGCGATGACCTACTTCGACGTGCGCATCCCCGGGCTGAAGCTGACCGTGGTGGCCGCCGATGGCCAGCCGGTGCATCCGGTGACGGTGGACGAGTTGCGCATCGCGGCGGCGGAAACCTTTGATGTCATCGTGCAGCCAAGTGGGCAGGACGCTTACACCCTCTTCGCCCAGGACAGCGCGCGCACAGGCTACGTCAGCGGCACCCTGGCGGTGCGCGAAGGCCTGCGCGCGCCGATTCCGCCGCTGGACCCGCGCCCGATCATCAGCATGGCGGACATGGGGCATGGCGATATGCACGCGGGCCACGACATGAGTGCGATGGAGAACCCACAGCCCGCTACCGCCTCGGACCCGCATGCGGGTCACGCCATGCCCGGCACCAACCCGTCCGCACCGATCGGCGCCGATCCGCATGCAGGCCACGACATGTCGGCAAATGCGGGCGCGATGGCTGGCATGGACCATGGCAACGCTGCGATGTCGGACATGGGAGGCGGAGGGATGCAGGCCCACCCCGCCAGCGAAACCAACAACCCGCTGGTGGACATGCAGACCATGGCACCCACGCCGAAGCTGGATGATCCCGGCATCGGCCTGCGCAACAACGGCCGCCGCGTCCTGACCTACGCGGATCTCAGAAGCACGTTCGCCGATCCCGACGGACGGGACCCGGGACGCACGGTTGAGCTGCACCTGACCGGGCACATGGAGAAGTTCGCGTGGTCCTTCGACGGGCTGAAGTTCGCCCAGGCGCAGCCGCTGCGGATGACCTACGGCGAGCGCCTGCGCATCGTGCTGGTCAACGACACCATGATGAGCCACCCAATCCACCTGCACGGGATGTGGAGCGACGTGGAGGACGCCGACGGCAACTTCCAGGTGCGCAAGCACACCGTGGACATGCCGCCCGGCAGCAAGCGCAGCTACCGCGTGCGCGCCGACGCGCTGGGTCGCTGGGCCTATCACTGCCACCTGTTCTTCCACATGGAATCCGGCATGTTCCGGGAAGTGCGGGTGGAGGAATGA
- a CDS encoding tyrosine-type recombinase/integrase, translated as MATKRRYHQVPWNKGKIVGQKAPLKLREIWAIRVRLQLRSNLRDLALFNLAIDSKLRASDLLGLRVFDIAHENHVNSRAVVMQRKTRRPVQFEITEMSRDALQAWTRTAGLRGSDFVFPSRSGHSPHLSTRQYARIVHRWVREIGLDSSCYGTHTMRRTKAALICRRTKNLRAVQLLLGHSKLESTVRYLGIEVDDALEISEQTES; from the coding sequence ATGGCTACCAAACGCAGATACCACCAAGTTCCGTGGAACAAGGGCAAGATCGTAGGCCAAAAGGCCCCTCTCAAACTTCGGGAGATCTGGGCGATCCGCGTCCGACTCCAGCTTCGCAGCAATCTCAGGGATCTCGCCTTATTCAACCTGGCAATCGATTCAAAGCTCCGTGCTTCCGACCTCTTGGGCCTCCGCGTCTTCGACATCGCCCACGAGAATCACGTCAACTCGCGCGCGGTGGTGATGCAGCGAAAGACGCGCCGACCAGTCCAGTTCGAAATCACCGAGATGAGCAGGGACGCGCTGCAGGCATGGACTCGGACGGCTGGTCTCCGAGGCTCTGACTTTGTCTTCCCGAGTCGATCGGGCCACTCCCCGCATCTATCCACTCGGCAGTACGCCCGAATCGTCCACCGCTGGGTGCGGGAAATCGGCTTGGATAGTTCCTGCTATGGGACTCACACCATGCGACGCACCAAGGCCGCTCTGATCTGCCGCCGAACGAAGAACCTTAGAGCGGTGCAACTACTCCTGGGTCACAGCAAGCTTGAGAGCACCGTGCGGTACTTGGGGATCGAAGTCGACGACGCCCTGGAGATATCGGAACAAACCGAATCCTGA